From Triticum aestivum cultivar Chinese Spring chromosome 4A, IWGSC CS RefSeq v2.1, whole genome shotgun sequence, a single genomic window includes:
- the LOC123083157 gene encoding cytochrome P450 89A2-like, whose product MGEIFLRLVAARRESRRPCDGGSRRPYVDSLIDLRVPDGDGGRRAVRDDELVLLVLEFRGAGAGTVAACLEWTLPHVVNDQEVQEKLSDEVQSAGGTVVSSSRSLIHGMPYLNAVVLESLRMHPTVPFIQRHVHADAAGFLGVGGTTSDLLMQVSVGAIGRYTKTWTDPDEFRPERFLPGGEAEDVGPLPGPKEIRMVPFGTGHRFCPGVGLAMMNIKCFLAALVHEFHWKPPTVGCAGVDVTELNTFVKGMKTPLSVRLTRRTLSS is encoded by the coding sequence ATGGGCGAGATATTCCTCCGTCTTGTCGCCGCACGGCGGGAGTCCCGACGTCCATGCGACGGGGGCAGCCGTCGTCCATACGTCGACTCTCTCATCGACCTACGCGTCCCCGATGGTGACGGTGGCCGCCGTGCTGTTAGGGATGACGAGTTGGTGCTCCTCGTGCTGGAGTTCCGGGGCGCCGGCGCTGGGACGGTCGCAGCATGCCTGGAATGGACCCTCCCCCACGTTGTAAACGACCAGGAGGTCCAGGAAAAGCTGAGTGACGAGGTCCAAAGCGCTGGCGGCACTGTGGTCTCCAGCTCCAGAAGCCTCATCCATGGCATGCCGTATCTGaacgctgtggtgctcgagagccTCCGCATGCACCCAACGGTGCCCTTCATCCAGCGCCACGTCCATGCCGACGCCGCCGGGTTTCTCGGAGTCGGAGGAACAACCAGCGACTTGCTCATGCAGGTCTCCGTGGGAGCCATCGGGCGGTACACCAAGACATGGACGGATCCCGACGAGTTCCGACCTGAGCGGTTCCTGCCGGGCGGCGAGGCAGAGGATGTGGGGCCTTTGCCGGGTCCCAAGGAGATCAGGATGGTGCCGTTCGGCACCGGGCATAGGTTCTGCCCTGGCGTGGGTCTGGCCATGATGAACATCAAGTGTTTCTTGGCTGCGCTCGTGCACGAGTTCCACTGGAAGCCACCCACGGTGGGTTGTGCTGGCGTCGACGTGACTGAGCTCAACACCTTCGTCAAGGGGATGAAGACGCCGCTTTCCGTGCGTCTCACGCGACGCACTTTATCCTCTTGA
- the LOC123083158 gene encoding cytochrome P450 89A2-like, producing the protein MELLVLLALVFLGLSVLIRRRGCHTGVRRAGALAPAALVIQNIVDPAAAQCMLIENADHFSNRPAPPFLVALEKSNGGQRGDGLTSVPYGPLWSALRRNLMAEALHPSRLGHIAPLQREATQGLIAALGKELPVVSVREHLSAAVFSVVARLCFGDDIDEGYLRAMRCGIRDIQLIAVVEAKPSSGSMMAKLTGWRVLRQLLA; encoded by the coding sequence ATGGAGCTCCTTGTGCTCCTTGCCCTTGTTTTCTTGGGCTTATCCGTACTGATCCGGCGGCGTGGCTGCCACACTGGTGTTAGGCGTGCCGGCGCCCTAGCTCCAGCTGCATTGGTTATCCAGAACATCGTCGACCCTGCCGCTGCCCAGTGCATGCTCATCGAGAACGCCGACCACTTCTCGAACCGCCCAGCTCCGCCCTTCCTGGTGGCGCTGGAAAAGAGCAACGGCGGCCAACGAGGCGACGGCCTAACCTCTGTGCCCTATGGCCCGCTCTGGAGTGCTCTCCGGCGCAACCTGATGGCTGAGGCGCTTCATCCGTCCCGCCTCGGGCACATCGCCCCGCTGCAGCGGGAAGCCACCCAGGGCCTTATTGCGGCACTCGGGAAGGAACTACCGGTGGTGTCCGTCCGCGAGCACCTCTCTGCCGCCGTCTTCTCGGTCGTCGCGCGCCTGTGTTTCGGCGACGACATCGATGAGGGCTATCTACGCGCCATGCGCTGCGGGATACGAGACATCCAGCTCATCGCTGTTGTGGAGGCCAAACCGTCGTCTGGCTCCATGATGGCCAAGCTCACGGGGTGGAGAGTGCTGCGCCAGCTCTTGGCCTGA